The Candidatus Polarisedimenticolia bacterium genome window below encodes:
- a CDS encoding glycosyltransferase family 2 protein — MIPDVSVIIVSWNVAPLLRQCIRSLVADASSLSLQLIVVDNASSDDSVAMLRGEFPSVQVIVNGANLGFARASNLGLRLATARFVLLLNPDTIVMPGALGILIRFLQEHPDAGMLGPSLWNEDGTFQETSARVQPTAARLVAIDVFRLQKLPLVGPWFRKRLVSPYDPQVVQEVQAISGAAMLLRRDLFEKGGGFGECFIHCGEDLDLCFRIRRDGWKIYFVPEARVAHLGGRSARQAPVRTLVNGAISIQRYLERCFGRRPARLYRLALQVVDVPATVLIGLIKSILGALPLGDLRLRFQYARGIWTWRPM; from the coding sequence ATGATCCCCGACGTCTCCGTCATCATCGTCAGCTGGAATGTGGCGCCGCTCCTCCGGCAGTGCATCCGCTCGCTGGTCGCCGACGCGTCGAGCCTGTCGCTGCAGTTGATCGTGGTCGACAACGCGTCCTCGGACGACAGCGTCGCGATGCTGCGCGGCGAATTTCCATCGGTCCAGGTGATCGTCAACGGCGCCAACCTGGGGTTCGCCCGGGCGAGCAACCTGGGCCTCCGCCTGGCGACGGCACGATTCGTCCTGCTCCTGAACCCGGATACGATCGTGATGCCGGGCGCCCTCGGGATCCTGATCCGTTTCCTTCAGGAGCACCCGGATGCGGGCATGCTGGGCCCCTCCCTGTGGAACGAGGACGGCACCTTCCAGGAGACCTCGGCCCGCGTCCAGCCGACCGCGGCGCGGCTCGTGGCCATCGACGTGTTCAGGCTCCAGAAGCTCCCTCTCGTAGGACCATGGTTCAGGAAGCGGCTGGTCTCACCCTACGACCCCCAGGTGGTCCAGGAGGTCCAGGCGATTTCGGGGGCCGCCATGCTGCTCCGCCGCGACCTGTTCGAGAAGGGGGGAGGGTTCGGCGAATGCTTCATCCACTGCGGCGAGGACCTGGATCTCTGCTTCCGAATCCGCCGCGATGGATGGAAGATCTACTTCGTGCCGGAAGCCAGGGTTGCCCACCTGGGAGGGCGGAGCGCCCGCCAGGCGCCGGTCCGGACACTGGTGAACGGAGCCATCAGTATTCAGCGCTACCTCGAGCGCTGCTTCGGCCGCCGGCCTGCGCGACTCTACCGCCTCGCGCTCCAGGTGGTGGACGTCCCGGCCACGGTGCTCATCGGCCTGATCAAGTCGATCCTGGGGGCGCTGCCGCTCGGCGACCTGCGCCTGCGGTTTCAATACGCCCGCGGCATCTGGACCTGGCGTCCGATGTGA
- a CDS encoding FkbM family methyltransferase, which yields MNRPGWVARWAMPAWIRGSTLEAPARRCARNVKAASLAVERALRRGRARCKLPSVEESLWLDFDFLVGYPVPRDDRLLAALLAHLEPGHVFYDVGSFVGWYAIAACRRVEEHGRVVAFEPVPETVRLLRRHCALNGLDDRIRVMEAACSNTAGVVSMPVWPTLATTWASGNALRNVYPQEDAQPSWVPICAIRLDEFVRAGGPPPSVMKIDVEGAELWALQGAAETLRTARPWIFLEVHSFAWRLFDTTEAALRGFLASVGYDLCELDPPHRPMTSIPEYGHAVLRPST from the coding sequence ATGAACCGTCCGGGATGGGTCGCGCGTTGGGCCATGCCCGCATGGATTCGAGGCTCAACCCTCGAGGCGCCGGCACGGCGCTGCGCCCGGAACGTCAAGGCGGCAAGCCTCGCCGTGGAGCGCGCGCTGCGACGCGGCCGTGCCCGCTGCAAGCTGCCGTCGGTTGAGGAGTCGTTGTGGCTGGACTTCGATTTCCTGGTCGGCTACCCCGTGCCGCGCGACGATCGGCTGCTGGCCGCCCTGCTGGCGCACCTCGAGCCGGGACACGTGTTCTATGACGTGGGCAGCTTCGTCGGCTGGTACGCCATCGCCGCCTGCCGGCGCGTGGAGGAGCACGGGCGCGTCGTCGCCTTCGAACCGGTTCCCGAGACGGTCCGTCTGCTCAGGCGACACTGCGCCCTGAACGGCCTCGACGATCGCATCCGGGTCATGGAGGCAGCCTGCTCCAACACTGCCGGCGTGGTGTCGATGCCCGTCTGGCCGACCCTCGCCACGACCTGGGCGTCGGGCAACGCGTTGCGCAACGTCTATCCTCAGGAAGACGCGCAACCGTCCTGGGTGCCGATCTGCGCGATCCGGCTCGACGAGTTCGTCCGTGCCGGGGGGCCGCCGCCCTCAGTCATGAAGATCGACGTGGAGGGGGCCGAGCTCTGGGCCCTGCAGGGCGCCGCCGAGACGCTCCGGACGGCCCGTCCGTGGATCTTCCTCGAGGTGCACTCCTTTGCTTGGCGGCTGTTCGACACGACCGAAGCGGCCCTGCGCGGTTTCCTGGCGAGCGTCGGTTATGATCTTTGCGAGCTGGATCCTCCCCACCGCCCGATGACGTCGATTCCCGAGTACGGGCACGCGGTGCTTCGACCCTCGACCTAG
- a CDS encoding class I SAM-dependent methyltransferase — translation MRAAAISPDFATNLVTLIRRHRPGLIVEAGSGVSTLIAASCLREVGQGRILSLEQEERYARLPTEYLEDHGLADVARVVHAPLRSVALGPRTWEWYDTTALAKFAPIDVLIVDGPLQHGQARRLVRYPALPLIVETLSPGAVVVLDDGSREDEAIVLGRWLHEFVALDVERIPSEKGTVVLRRNGCRG, via the coding sequence ATGAGAGCCGCCGCCATCTCTCCGGACTTTGCAACCAACCTGGTCACCCTGATCCGCCGGCACAGACCTGGCCTGATCGTGGAAGCGGGCAGCGGTGTGTCCACGCTGATTGCCGCCTCCTGTCTCAGGGAGGTGGGCCAGGGTCGAATCCTGTCGCTCGAGCAGGAGGAGCGCTACGCGAGGCTGCCGACGGAGTACCTGGAGGATCACGGACTCGCGGATGTCGCGAGGGTTGTCCACGCCCCGCTCCGGTCCGTGGCGCTGGGACCGCGGACCTGGGAATGGTATGACACCACGGCTCTGGCGAAGTTCGCTCCGATCGACGTGCTGATCGTGGATGGCCCCCTCCAGCATGGACAGGCGCGCAGGTTGGTTCGGTATCCGGCGCTTCCCCTGATCGTCGAGACACTGAGTCCGGGCGCCGTGGTCGTCCTCGACGATGGGAGTCGCGAAGACGAGGCGATCGTCCTTGGTCGCTGGCTGCACGAATTCGTCGCCCTCGATGTCGAACGCATCCCGAGTGAAAAGGGCACGGTGGTGCTCCGCAGGAATGGCTGTCGAGGGTAA
- a CDS encoding lipid II flippase MurJ, which translates to MSQNASAFRATLVVSACRLTNAGLALALGMLSATYFGTSVAKDCYLVAQTIPNLISTFLMGGLYGNLLVSLAAVGRRDGISGQKRFARRTLWQVTLWLTPCILVVLAGARHFTALIAPGFTPDRAALSASLLRISIFGLAGGVYFTVTRCLFEVRGRFGVSNLTHVLINLVSVIVLVLLVGRLGIFALPLGSLLGAVIAVGLLSLAAARMLRDPAGFSPQAEAGGLHAEHRRDFWVAFLPMSLAANTGTINLLVDNAFASFLPSGSITTLGFAFVIISNAELLTSLSLAEVVFPRLAAAAQAGRGELAGILRSSQRHMLILTAPLCAGALTFGTPLARLLFERGAFPPESTAMVARLIACYAPEILFMGHQVILARVLFARRCLAALAWSSAGAIAANAVLNSLLVKPFGLAGIALATTAVSLVSLLVLIPLVRREVGAIRGPGDTLFAARVLVSATIMGAVLLVWAGFFGNLADLGKEGPRIIQVMSGLALGVGTYLALLHLLRVDEARDILARVLSSATGLVRRP; encoded by the coding sequence GTGAGCCAGAACGCCAGCGCGTTCCGCGCCACTCTTGTCGTTTCGGCGTGCCGCCTGACGAACGCCGGTCTCGCGCTGGCCCTCGGGATGCTCTCGGCGACCTATTTCGGGACCAGCGTGGCGAAGGACTGTTACCTGGTGGCCCAGACTATCCCCAACCTCATCTCCACGTTCCTGATGGGCGGCCTGTACGGCAATCTGCTCGTCTCGCTGGCTGCGGTTGGTCGTCGGGACGGGATTTCAGGACAGAAACGCTTCGCCCGCCGGACTCTCTGGCAGGTGACGCTGTGGCTCACCCCGTGCATTTTGGTCGTTCTCGCCGGAGCGCGCCACTTCACCGCCTTGATTGCACCGGGGTTCACACCCGACCGTGCCGCGCTGAGCGCCAGCCTGCTGCGCATCTCAATTTTCGGGCTGGCCGGAGGCGTCTACTTCACGGTGACGCGCTGCCTGTTCGAGGTCCGTGGCCGCTTCGGGGTATCGAACCTCACGCACGTCCTGATCAACCTGGTGTCCGTGATCGTCTTGGTTCTCCTGGTAGGCCGGCTGGGGATTTTCGCCCTGCCGCTCGGATCGCTCCTGGGCGCGGTCATCGCGGTCGGGCTGCTCTCACTGGCCGCCGCCCGAATGCTCCGCGACCCTGCGGGATTCTCCCCCCAGGCGGAAGCCGGAGGCTTGCACGCGGAGCACCGGCGGGACTTCTGGGTCGCGTTCCTGCCGATGAGCCTCGCCGCGAACACCGGAACGATCAATCTCCTGGTGGACAATGCCTTCGCGTCCTTCCTGCCGTCCGGCAGCATCACGACTCTGGGGTTCGCCTTCGTCATCATCTCCAACGCGGAATTGCTGACGTCCCTCTCTCTCGCCGAGGTCGTCTTCCCGCGACTGGCGGCCGCGGCGCAGGCTGGCCGGGGGGAGCTCGCCGGGATCCTCCGGTCGAGCCAGCGTCACATGCTCATCCTGACCGCGCCCTTGTGTGCCGGAGCCCTGACGTTCGGCACCCCGCTGGCGCGCCTCCTCTTCGAGCGGGGCGCATTCCCTCCCGAATCGACCGCGATGGTGGCGCGGCTCATCGCCTGTTATGCACCCGAAATCCTTTTCATGGGCCATCAGGTCATCCTGGCTCGAGTTCTGTTCGCGCGGCGCTGTCTCGCCGCGCTCGCCTGGTCCTCTGCGGGCGCCATTGCGGCGAATGCCGTATTGAATTCACTCCTGGTCAAGCCGTTCGGCCTTGCCGGAATAGCCCTCGCCACGACCGCCGTGTCGCTCGTCTCCCTCCTCGTCCTCATTCCCCTGGTGCGCCGGGAGGTCGGGGCGATCCGGGGCCCGGGTGATACCCTATTCGCCGCGAGGGTTCTCGTGTCCGCCACCATCATGGGGGCGGTCCTTCTGGTGTGGGCAGGGTTTTTCGGGAACCTCGCTGATCTGGGGAAAGAGGGGCCGCGGATCATTCAGGTCATGTCGGGACTCGCGCTCGGAGTTGGAACCTATCTCGCCCTTCTGCACCTTCTGCGCGTCGATGAGGCGCGTGACATTTTGGCGCGGGTCCTCTCGTCCGCCACCGGTTTGGTTCGGCGGCCATGA
- a CDS encoding DUF4388 domain-containing protein, protein MSMKGLTGNLKTMSLPDLLQWAGAGRKTGTLALKSGPLHKKIYFQDGAIIGSSSDDSREYLGQFMLSEGIITEQQLKDAFDLQSQTKVMLGRILVKKGLVSEAKVGEVLRLKAEETIYSLFLWMEADFEFLEAELPPGDQVLISIKVEDVLMEGLRRYDTSKKIRQVLPHNGVVLRRCPRPLPSDIAAKKFPRRIYDLVDGRRTLAQIVLEAHASEYNVCQVLFVMVQKKFLEIVQAESVAPSPARPPADSPQALMDAAKELIKSGDSEGALVILEKARKSAGKNPEMNALIQVAEEHFIDKAYRHYLPPKKIPVLKKPLESLMSQDLSPEEGFLVSRVNGSWDLRSIISISPLREVDALRAFKKLRERGILDLIDAQARTA, encoded by the coding sequence ATGTCGATGAAGGGTCTGACCGGCAACCTGAAAACCATGTCCCTCCCGGACCTTCTTCAGTGGGCCGGGGCCGGCCGAAAGACCGGGACGCTCGCCCTGAAGAGCGGCCCACTTCACAAGAAAATCTATTTCCAGGACGGGGCGATCATCGGATCGTCCAGCGACGACAGCCGGGAATACCTCGGTCAGTTCATGCTCAGCGAGGGGATCATTACCGAGCAGCAGCTCAAAGACGCCTTCGACCTGCAGTCGCAGACCAAGGTCATGCTGGGGCGAATCCTGGTCAAGAAGGGCCTCGTGTCGGAAGCCAAGGTCGGCGAGGTTCTGCGACTGAAGGCCGAGGAAACGATCTACTCGCTCTTCCTGTGGATGGAAGCCGATTTCGAATTCCTGGAGGCCGAGCTTCCGCCGGGGGACCAGGTGCTGATCTCCATCAAAGTCGAAGACGTGCTGATGGAGGGGCTGCGACGCTACGACACCTCGAAGAAGATCCGCCAGGTCCTGCCGCACAACGGGGTCGTGCTGCGCCGCTGTCCCAGGCCGCTTCCGTCCGACATCGCCGCGAAGAAGTTCCCGCGGCGGATCTACGACCTGGTGGACGGCCGGAGAACGCTGGCCCAGATCGTCCTCGAGGCGCACGCCTCCGAGTACAACGTCTGCCAGGTGCTCTTCGTCATGGTCCAGAAGAAGTTCCTGGAAATCGTCCAGGCGGAGTCCGTGGCGCCGTCTCCCGCCCGTCCACCTGCCGACAGCCCGCAGGCGCTGATGGATGCGGCCAAGGAGCTCATCAAGAGCGGCGATTCGGAAGGAGCGCTGGTGATCCTGGAAAAGGCGCGCAAGAGCGCGGGCAAGAACCCCGAGATGAACGCCTTGATTCAGGTCGCCGAGGAGCACTTCATCGACAAGGCCTACCGCCACTACCTGCCGCCCAAGAAGATCCCCGTTCTGAAGAAGCCGCTGGAATCGCTGATGAGCCAGGATCTCAGCCCGGAGGAGGGCTTCCTGGTCAGCCGGGTCAACGGCTCCTGGGATCTGCGGTCGATCATCAGCATCTCGCCGTTGCGCGAAGTGGACGCGCTGCGCGCCTTCAAGAAGCTGCGCGAGCGCGGCATCCTCGACCTGATCGACGCTCAGGCCAGGACGGCCTGA